Proteins encoded by one window of Candidatus Paceibacterota bacterium:
- a CDS encoding PH domain-containing protein, giving the protein MVNLEDGEKIIKVVRKHWFVMLLVAITMFVLAILPGFLYFFIFFELFNEFFVQGLGISSSILSTLLFGVQKWGSFAYPLWLLLLWTFFFIEWTDYYLDALVITNKRVIDIEQKGFFNREITSFNYHNIQDITVETRGIIQTFFKFGFIHIETAGDDRHRIIAIKYASNPEEARTIILQQQALQK; this is encoded by the coding sequence ATGGTCAATCTTGAAGACGGAGAAAAAATAATAAAAGTGGTTCGTAAACATTGGTTTGTGATGCTTCTCGTTGCTATAACCATGTTTGTGCTGGCTATCTTGCCTGGTTTCCTTTACTTCTTCATTTTTTTTGAACTATTTAATGAATTTTTTGTTCAAGGCCTTGGTATTTCAAGTAGTATCTTAAGCACTCTCTTGTTTGGAGTGCAGAAATGGGGGTCTTTCGCTTATCCTCTATGGCTACTTTTACTATGGACTTTCTTTTTTATTGAATGGACCGATTATTACCTCGATGCTCTAGTTATTACCAACAAACGAGTGATCGACATTGAGCAAAAAGGTTTTTTCAATCGCGAGATCACTAGTTTCAATTATCATAATATTCAAGACATCACTGTCGAAACTCGTGGCATCATCCAAACTTTTTTCAAATTTGGTTTTATCCATATCGAAACAGCGGGCGATGACAGACATCGTATTATTGCTATCAAATATGCCAGCAACCCCGAAGAAGCTAGGACTATTATTTTACAACAGCAAGCTTTACAGAAATAA